Proteins encoded by one window of Chondromyces crocatus:
- a CDS encoding FG-GAP repeat domain-containing protein — protein MMRTPTLPALALLMVATVASTSAGCSCGSDDESTGGNPSTGPGGGGVGGLAAGGNGGSGGSGGGAGGEGGGEAEACIYVPPAGEFSPQIECAWHAPPANGPYALRDDVVMTPVVVNLTDDNGDGQVDTNDIPDIAFVAYRLQEDGCCNQNGALRVLSGACNPDGTMTEHFAVGATEIQADTGIAGIWLDNSGGLAAGDIDGDGSVDLVGTIVNGGTIAFERTGRVKWINTEHPSRPMRDHLAGTTPSIADIDHDGKPEIIQGRVVLNGEDGSLKWKGTGGVGINAFLGPVSTVGDPDLDGNLNVLAGNTMYAIDGTPLWTYDFPVASSSANCGAPNAYPCDGFTAVGNFDDDDYGEIVIVRAGVIYILNHDGTPLEVGGAPVRIDIPRVNCTLNEGGPPTIADFDGDGDAEIGVAGADYYVVADLECLAEPLPPQCSDPGIRWKVRNDDCSSRSTGSSVFDFDGDGKAEVVYNDERFFRVMSGVDGTVLLEVPNNSHTRLEMPIVVDVDNDGNAEIIFVENASGSTPAATDGIQIWGDPTDSWVPTRRIWNQHAYHVTNVSELGAIPMNEPPNWLAATDATVAGVMNNFRQNLPSFDRFAAPDITLDLTLNAATCPAYLSLVADVCNRGALVVGAGVQVRFYNNLTRNEITCANAPVATTQPLSPGQCEAVICEWANAPSNVQELDVRGCADNEGYDCASNPATGGNNECHEDNNAGDGKGPSCLIPE, from the coding sequence ATGATGCGCACGCCGACCCTTCCTGCACTTGCTTTGCTCATGGTGGCGACGGTCGCGTCGACGTCCGCAGGTTGCTCCTGTGGAAGCGACGACGAAAGCACCGGGGGCAACCCCTCGACGGGACCTGGCGGAGGCGGCGTCGGAGGCCTCGCGGCGGGCGGCAACGGAGGGAGTGGCGGCAGCGGTGGCGGCGCAGGCGGCGAGGGCGGAGGTGAAGCGGAAGCCTGCATCTACGTCCCTCCGGCCGGCGAGTTCAGCCCGCAGATCGAGTGTGCCTGGCATGCCCCTCCGGCCAATGGTCCCTACGCGCTGCGCGACGATGTGGTGATGACGCCGGTCGTCGTGAACCTGACGGACGACAACGGCGACGGTCAGGTCGACACGAACGACATCCCCGACATCGCGTTCGTCGCGTATCGCTTGCAGGAGGACGGCTGCTGCAACCAGAACGGTGCGCTCCGTGTCCTGTCGGGCGCGTGTAACCCCGACGGCACCATGACGGAGCACTTCGCGGTCGGCGCGACCGAGATCCAGGCGGACACCGGGATCGCTGGCATCTGGCTCGACAACTCCGGTGGGCTCGCTGCGGGCGACATCGACGGCGACGGCTCGGTCGACCTCGTCGGAACCATCGTCAATGGCGGGACGATCGCCTTCGAGCGCACGGGGCGGGTGAAGTGGATCAACACCGAGCACCCCTCCCGCCCGATGCGGGATCATCTCGCCGGGACCACCCCGTCGATCGCGGACATCGACCACGATGGCAAGCCCGAGATCATCCAGGGTCGCGTGGTCCTGAACGGCGAGGATGGCTCGCTGAAATGGAAAGGAACCGGCGGCGTCGGCATCAACGCCTTCCTCGGCCCCGTGAGCACCGTCGGCGACCCCGACCTCGACGGCAACCTGAACGTGCTCGCCGGCAACACGATGTACGCCATCGACGGCACCCCCTTGTGGACTTACGACTTCCCCGTCGCCTCCAGCTCGGCCAACTGCGGCGCTCCGAACGCCTATCCGTGCGACGGCTTCACGGCCGTGGGGAACTTCGACGACGACGACTACGGCGAGATCGTCATCGTGCGCGCAGGCGTCATCTACATCCTGAACCACGACGGCACCCCCCTGGAAGTCGGCGGAGCGCCCGTACGGATCGACATCCCCCGCGTGAACTGCACCCTCAATGAGGGGGGGCCGCCGACCATTGCCGACTTCGACGGGGATGGAGACGCCGAGATTGGCGTCGCCGGCGCAGATTACTATGTCGTCGCCGACCTGGAGTGCCTCGCCGAGCCCCTGCCGCCACAGTGTTCCGATCCAGGGATTCGCTGGAAGGTGCGCAACGACGATTGCAGCTCACGCTCCACCGGATCGAGCGTCTTCGACTTCGACGGCGATGGGAAGGCGGAGGTCGTCTACAACGACGAACGGTTCTTCCGGGTCATGAGCGGCGTCGACGGCACCGTGCTGCTCGAGGTGCCGAACAACTCGCACACCCGCCTGGAGATGCCGATCGTCGTCGACGTCGACAACGACGGCAACGCCGAGATCATCTTCGTGGAGAACGCCAGCGGCAGCACACCGGCGGCAACCGACGGGATCCAGATCTGGGGAGACCCGACCGACTCCTGGGTCCCCACGCGCCGCATCTGGAATCAGCACGCCTACCACGTGACCAACGTGAGCGAGCTCGGCGCGATCCCCATGAACGAGCCCCCGAACTGGCTCGCCGCCACCGACGCCACCGTGGCCGGCGTGATGAACAACTTCCGCCAGAACCTCCCGAGCTTCGATCGGTTCGCTGCCCCCGACATCACCCTCGACCTCACGCTGAACGCCGCGACTTGCCCCGCGTACCTGAGCCTCGTGGCCGACGTCTGCAACCGCGGCGCGCTCGTCGTCGGCGCTGGCGTACAGGTCCGCTTCTACAACAACCTCACCCGGAACGAGATCACCTGCGCGAACGCGCCCGTCGCCACCACGCAGCCTCTCTCACCGGGCCAGTGTGAGGCGGTGATCTGCGAGTGGGCGAATGCCCCGAGCAACGTGCAGGAGCTGGATGTTCGCGGCTGTGCGGACAACGAGGGCTACGACTGCGCCTCGAACCCAGCGACAGGCGGCAACAACGAGTGCCACGAAGACAACAACGCCGGCGATGGCAAGGGTCCGAGCTGCCTGATCCCGGAGTGA
- a CDS encoding NTP transferase domain-containing protein codes for MKAIIIGAGRGSRLRHLTDEIPKTLVHVLGRPMLDAILEALAAGGFSRKDVVFICGYRKEVIQEAYPDLTYVENRDWERNNILLSLLCAREHLAEGFVSTYADIVYRPAIVADLVRSPHDLTLACDTDWRRRYIGRSEHPETDAEKLRVEGDRVVEISRRIPSELATGEFIGVMKASAAGAATLTRAFDEAQARFAGREFREGRSFERAYLLDMLQHMLEGGTAIHKVDTHGGYMEIDTLQDAASAERWWRGE; via the coding sequence GTGAAGGCCATCATCATCGGCGCAGGTCGCGGCAGCAGGCTCCGTCACCTCACGGACGAGATTCCCAAGACCCTGGTGCACGTACTGGGTCGGCCCATGCTCGACGCCATCCTGGAGGCGCTCGCTGCAGGCGGTTTCTCGCGCAAAGACGTGGTGTTCATCTGCGGCTACCGGAAGGAGGTGATCCAGGAGGCGTACCCCGATCTGACCTATGTCGAAAATCGGGACTGGGAGCGGAACAACATCCTGCTCTCTCTCCTCTGCGCCCGAGAGCACCTGGCCGAGGGCTTCGTGTCCACGTACGCCGACATCGTCTACCGGCCAGCCATCGTGGCCGATCTGGTGCGCTCACCGCACGATCTCACCCTGGCTTGCGATACCGACTGGCGCCGTCGCTACATCGGTCGGTCGGAACATCCGGAGACCGATGCCGAGAAGTTGCGGGTTGAAGGAGACCGGGTGGTGGAGATCTCCCGGCGCATCCCGTCGGAGCTGGCCACGGGGGAGTTCATTGGCGTGATGAAGGCCTCAGCAGCCGGAGCGGCGACGCTGACCAGGGCGTTCGACGAGGCGCAAGCGCGCTTCGCCGGGCGTGAGTTCCGGGAGGGGCGCTCGTTCGAGCGGGCTTACCTGCTGGACATGTTGCAGCACATGCTCGAAGGGGGGACGGCGATCCACAAGGTGGATACCCACGGGGGGTACATGGAGATCGACACGCTCCAGGATGCCGCCTCTGCCGAGCGATGGTGGCGCGGGGAGTGA
- a CDS encoding RrF2 family transcriptional regulator: MRLTLHTDYALRALLYVGMRPDALVSIRQIAEAYGVSENHMVKVVHRLGQGGFIETLRGRGGGLRLARSPTEIRIGDVIRWTEEDMALVACFQKEPTYGGCILTGACGLQALLGEALEAFMAVLDRATLAELLPTAEQPSPMAARLKLPVLRAPP, translated from the coding sequence ATGCGCCTCACCCTCCATACGGACTACGCGCTTCGTGCCCTGCTCTATGTGGGCATGCGGCCCGACGCGCTCGTCTCCATCCGCCAGATCGCGGAGGCATACGGCGTCTCCGAGAACCACATGGTCAAGGTCGTGCACCGCCTGGGTCAGGGGGGGTTCATCGAGACGCTGCGGGGACGCGGTGGAGGCCTGCGCCTGGCCCGCTCTCCCACCGAGATCCGGATCGGCGATGTGATCCGCTGGACCGAGGAGGACATGGCCCTGGTCGCGTGTTTCCAGAAAGAGCCGACCTACGGCGGCTGCATTCTCACGGGCGCCTGCGGACTCCAGGCCTTGCTCGGCGAGGCGCTGGAGGCCTTCATGGCCGTGCTGGACCGCGCCACCCTGGCCGAGCTGCTCCCGACGGCCGAGCAGCCCTCCCCCATGGCAGCGCGGCTGAAGCTGCCCGTGCTCCGCGCCCCACCGTGA
- the hmpA gene encoding NO-inducible flavohemoprotein, with protein sequence MSRTLSEHTISVVKATVPALQAHGVTITRRMYERMFKNESIRNLFNQSHHGASGSQPHALAAAVLAYAQNIDNLAVLAPAIERIAQKHAGLNILPEHYPFVAEALLAAIQDVLGDAATPEVMDAWGAAYWFLAEVLIGREAQIYREAAEARGGWNGWRDFVVTERVRESDCITSFTLVPADGKPVLEHRPGQYLTFWVDLPGRSPLKRNYSISSAPSDASYRITVKREPEGTVSGWLHDEVKVGTRLKVAPPAGEFFLPETPARPVVLLSGGVGQTPLLSMLDTLAVQHPEVRTHFVHGALNGALHALGTHVRGVAQQSSGNIAATVFYEKPRNEDRHGVDYDEAGLISLDWLQANTPLGDADYYLCGPRPFLRAFVGGLGKLGVPAAQIHYEFFGPADELLA encoded by the coding sequence ATGTCCCGAACCCTCAGCGAGCACACCATCTCGGTGGTGAAGGCGACCGTCCCGGCTTTGCAGGCGCACGGCGTGACCATCACGCGGCGCATGTACGAGCGGATGTTCAAGAACGAGTCGATCCGCAATCTGTTCAACCAGTCGCACCACGGTGCGTCCGGCTCGCAGCCCCACGCGCTCGCCGCGGCGGTGCTCGCCTATGCACAGAACATCGACAACCTCGCGGTGCTGGCCCCGGCCATCGAGCGGATCGCGCAGAAGCACGCTGGGTTGAACATCCTGCCGGAGCATTATCCGTTCGTGGCAGAGGCGCTTCTGGCGGCCATCCAGGATGTGCTGGGTGATGCGGCCACGCCCGAGGTGATGGACGCGTGGGGCGCGGCCTACTGGTTCCTCGCCGAGGTGCTCATCGGGCGAGAGGCGCAGATCTACCGTGAGGCGGCGGAGGCGCGCGGAGGCTGGAACGGCTGGCGCGATTTCGTGGTCACCGAGCGGGTGCGCGAGAGCGACTGCATCACCTCGTTCACGCTGGTCCCGGCCGATGGGAAGCCCGTGCTCGAGCACCGGCCCGGTCAGTACCTGACCTTCTGGGTGGATCTCCCCGGGCGTTCCCCCCTGAAGCGGAACTACAGCATCTCGTCCGCGCCGAGCGATGCGTCGTACCGGATCACGGTGAAGCGAGAGCCGGAAGGCACGGTCTCGGGCTGGCTCCACGACGAGGTGAAGGTGGGGACGCGCTTGAAGGTGGCACCCCCGGCCGGAGAGTTCTTCTTGCCGGAGACGCCCGCGCGTCCGGTGGTGCTGCTCAGCGGGGGCGTGGGCCAGACGCCGTTGCTCAGCATGCTGGACACCCTGGCCGTACAGCATCCGGAGGTGCGCACGCATTTCGTGCATGGCGCGCTGAACGGCGCACTCCACGCGCTCGGGACGCATGTCCGGGGGGTGGCGCAGCAGTCGTCGGGGAACATCGCCGCGACGGTGTTCTACGAGAAGCCGCGCAACGAAGACCGCCACGGGGTGGACTACGACGAAGCGGGCCTGATCTCGCTCGACTGGCTCCAGGCGAACACGCCGCTGGGGGACGCGGACTACTATCTCTGCGGGCCGCGGCCGTTCCTGCGCGCCTTCGTGGGGGGGCTGGGCAAGCTCGGGGTGCCAGCCGCGCAGATCCACTACGAGTTCTTCGGACCTGCGGACGAGCTGCTGGCCTGA
- a CDS encoding bifunctional serine/threonine-protein kinase/formylglycine-generating enzyme family protein — MSSQRTRDPLGISGTLIAEKYLISHAVGEGGFSVVYKAEHTIWRQPVALKCFKILANAPADQRDKLLDGFIQEGRLMAELSSRSAAIVQARDIGTFTSPDGQWLPYMVLEWLEGKPLDAVLWEETQGGAPNRSLHEAMALLEPAAVALEQVHARGIAHRDIKPANIFVIGDPRGIGVHVKVLDFGIAKVMSEHAAAAAALAHTGQDITAFTPNYGAPEQFSRTHGATGPWTDVFAMALILVEILTGKSALQGDDYMQLAVESRDPIRRPTTRAFGLDLGSTVEAVLLQALAVSPQERFRTMGQFWTALHQAVFPDAGTWSPATSSGLVSSGIPSRSSLPSMPGYAGAGASPPSSLPGSGPAVVGGTRQPENSGSFVPSTSTAVPTKRSAAPVVLGALGAVILAAGGFAALKILGGGSEVTTTADTSPTASVAAGAPSASASAATSAAAPPGCPEGMALVTGGRFFMGSDEPTFKLWQPAHKVTIDSFCIDINEVTAGEYQACSDVGDCKRPPEAISFPKDPSVSDAEHEKLLKTISEHCTFGKPELTKHPINCVSWDLADAYCKVQKKRLPTEAEWEYAARGSDGRKFPWGNEVGDHTFMNACGTECTEWETARGAKPSQRMYEANDGFPGTAPVGSFPKGKTKFGLNDMVGNVWEWTGDWFAVYKDEEQVNPKGAPAGDRKAIRGGGFNGGFALWLNPAFRFHQLATASAPGIGFRCAREL; from the coding sequence ATGAGTTCCCAGCGCACCCGCGACCCGCTCGGCATCTCGGGCACCCTCATCGCAGAGAAGTATCTGATCAGCCACGCGGTGGGCGAGGGCGGCTTCAGCGTCGTCTACAAGGCCGAGCACACCATCTGGCGACAGCCCGTCGCGCTGAAGTGCTTCAAGATCCTGGCCAACGCCCCCGCGGACCAGCGCGACAAGCTGCTCGACGGCTTCATCCAGGAGGGGCGCCTCATGGCCGAGCTGTCGAGCCGCTCCGCCGCGATCGTGCAGGCCCGCGACATCGGTACCTTCACCAGCCCCGACGGCCAGTGGCTCCCGTACATGGTCCTCGAGTGGCTCGAAGGAAAGCCCCTCGACGCAGTGCTCTGGGAGGAGACACAGGGCGGCGCCCCGAACCGCAGCTTGCACGAGGCGATGGCCTTGCTCGAACCGGCGGCGGTCGCACTGGAGCAGGTCCATGCGCGTGGCATCGCCCACCGTGACATCAAGCCGGCGAACATCTTCGTGATCGGCGACCCCCGCGGGATCGGCGTCCACGTGAAGGTCCTCGATTTCGGCATCGCCAAGGTCATGTCGGAGCACGCCGCGGCCGCAGCCGCGCTGGCCCACACCGGGCAAGACATCACCGCGTTCACGCCGAACTACGGCGCCCCGGAGCAGTTCAGCCGTACCCACGGCGCGACGGGACCGTGGACCGACGTGTTCGCCATGGCGCTGATCCTGGTCGAGATCCTCACCGGCAAGTCCGCCCTCCAGGGCGACGACTACATGCAGCTCGCCGTGGAGAGCCGTGACCCCATCCGGCGACCCACCACGCGTGCCTTCGGGCTGGATCTCGGCAGCACCGTCGAGGCCGTCCTCCTGCAGGCGCTCGCCGTGTCCCCTCAGGAGCGGTTCAGGACCATGGGGCAGTTCTGGACTGCCCTACACCAGGCCGTCTTCCCCGACGCTGGCACCTGGAGCCCGGCCACGAGCAGCGGGCTCGTGTCCTCGGGGATCCCATCACGCAGCTCACTCCCCTCGATGCCTGGCTACGCCGGAGCGGGCGCCTCTCCTCCCTCCAGCCTCCCCGGGTCGGGCCCGGCCGTGGTCGGTGGCACGCGTCAGCCCGAGAACTCCGGCTCGTTCGTGCCCTCCACCTCGACGGCCGTCCCCACCAAGCGCTCCGCGGCCCCCGTCGTTCTGGGTGCCCTCGGCGCCGTCATCCTCGCCGCTGGCGGCTTCGCCGCCCTGAAGATCCTCGGCGGCGGATCGGAGGTGACCACCACCGCCGACACCTCACCCACGGCCTCGGTCGCCGCTGGCGCTCCCAGCGCGAGCGCCAGCGCGGCCACGAGCGCGGCCGCTCCTCCGGGATGCCCCGAAGGGATGGCGCTCGTCACGGGTGGCCGCTTCTTCATGGGCTCCGACGAGCCGACCTTCAAGCTCTGGCAACCCGCGCACAAGGTCACCATCGACTCGTTCTGCATCGACATCAACGAGGTGACGGCCGGCGAGTACCAGGCCTGCTCCGACGTCGGCGACTGCAAGCGCCCCCCGGAAGCCATCTCCTTCCCCAAGGATCCCTCGGTCAGCGACGCGGAGCACGAGAAGCTGCTCAAGACGATCTCGGAGCACTGCACCTTCGGCAAGCCCGAGCTCACCAAGCACCCCATCAACTGCGTCAGCTGGGACCTCGCGGACGCCTACTGCAAGGTGCAGAAGAAGCGCCTCCCCACCGAGGCCGAGTGGGAGTACGCCGCGCGCGGCTCCGACGGCCGGAAGTTCCCGTGGGGGAACGAGGTCGGCGATCACACCTTCATGAACGCCTGCGGCACCGAGTGCACGGAGTGGGAGACCGCGCGCGGCGCGAAGCCCAGCCAGCGCATGTACGAAGCCAATGATGGCTTCCCCGGCACGGCGCCCGTCGGCTCGTTCCCCAAGGGCAAGACCAAGTTCGGCCTCAACGACATGGTCGGCAACGTGTGGGAATGGACCGGCGACTGGTTCGCCGTCTACAAGGACGAAGAGCAGGTCAACCCGAAGGGCGCTCCCGCCGGCGATCGGAAGGCGATCCGTGGCGGCGGCTTCAACGGAGGCTTCGCGCTCTGGCTGAACCCCGCGTTCCGCTTCCACCAGCTCGCCACGGCCTCTGCCCCCGGCATCGGCTTTCGCTGCGCCAGAGAGCTCTGA
- a CDS encoding DUF692 family multinuclear iron-containing protein, translated as MTAQGASPGPADLAAPLPGRFPASPTGVGLGLRWEILDDLLEGLDAGAAPPLPFFEICPENIMRRGGFIPAALERVQARYPLLSHGIALSLGGLDPFDPAFLRELRGLLDSVDAPFHSDHLSFSGVEGRALHELLPLPRTSAAAAHVAARIREAQDRLGRRMAIENITYYLVPGQAPLDEADFLVEVLERADCGLLLDVNNVYVNARNHGYDPARFLDKLPPERVVAMHVAGHEQRGPLLIDTHGAPPIDPVLQLLTRAVARTGPVPVVLERDHHVPPLAELLQELPAIETAYRAGLAEATVAPPLRTPSPRLLPDLAPRLDPGAPLFLALQRLVGAPQDDTITRDPRAFLSTAGVSGPDLDAFAAVPEERLLVYRNLVRSRLRAAIAIEMPRTAARLGASFDTHVHRFLDEELPRSPYVRDVAFEFAQWASPRWTADPNLPDYLSDLARHELIGFATRAAAEPHRSPQDAPQPAPPPDAPLSLDRGVRFHASAALVRYEHAVHLLLDDETADDLPERRPTALFVYRDAEHEARYLELSPLAASLLENLLAGATLRDAVLTACTAERQPLDGPVLEGTATLLADLSERGALLGPSPAP; from the coding sequence GTGACCGCTCAGGGCGCATCCCCTGGCCCTGCGGATCTCGCCGCCCCCCTCCCGGGGCGCTTTCCCGCATCCCCTACAGGCGTCGGCCTCGGCCTTCGCTGGGAAATCCTCGACGATCTTCTCGAAGGGCTCGACGCAGGAGCAGCGCCGCCGCTGCCTTTCTTCGAGATCTGCCCCGAGAACATCATGCGCCGCGGCGGCTTCATCCCCGCCGCCCTGGAGCGCGTCCAGGCGCGCTACCCCCTGCTGAGCCACGGCATTGCGCTCTCTCTCGGCGGCCTGGATCCGTTCGACCCCGCATTCCTCAGGGAGCTACGGGGCCTCCTCGATTCGGTCGACGCCCCCTTCCACAGCGATCACCTGTCCTTTTCGGGCGTCGAGGGCCGAGCGCTGCACGAGCTGTTGCCCCTCCCTCGCACCAGCGCCGCCGCCGCCCACGTGGCGGCTCGCATCCGCGAAGCCCAGGACCGGCTCGGGCGCCGCATGGCCATCGAGAACATCACCTACTACCTCGTGCCTGGCCAGGCTCCCCTCGACGAGGCCGATTTCCTCGTCGAGGTGCTCGAGCGGGCCGACTGCGGGCTCCTGCTCGACGTCAACAACGTCTACGTCAATGCCCGCAACCACGGCTACGACCCGGCGCGCTTCCTCGACAAGCTCCCGCCCGAGCGCGTCGTGGCGATGCACGTCGCCGGTCACGAGCAGCGCGGCCCCCTGCTCATCGACACCCATGGCGCTCCTCCCATCGATCCGGTGCTCCAGCTCCTGACCCGCGCCGTGGCGCGCACGGGCCCGGTCCCCGTCGTGCTCGAACGGGATCATCACGTCCCGCCCCTCGCCGAGCTGCTCCAGGAGCTTCCCGCGATCGAGACCGCGTACCGAGCTGGCCTCGCCGAAGCAACAGTCGCGCCCCCCCTGCGCACTCCCTCCCCTCGCCTCCTCCCCGACCTCGCCCCGCGCCTCGATCCCGGTGCGCCTCTTTTCCTGGCGCTGCAGCGCCTCGTCGGAGCCCCTCAGGACGACACCATCACCCGCGATCCGAGGGCCTTCCTCTCCACGGCGGGCGTCTCCGGCCCGGATCTCGATGCCTTCGCCGCGGTGCCCGAGGAGCGGCTGCTCGTCTACCGCAACCTCGTGAGGAGCCGCTTGAGGGCCGCGATCGCGATCGAGATGCCCCGCACCGCGGCCCGCCTCGGCGCCAGCTTCGACACGCACGTGCATCGCTTCCTCGACGAGGAGCTCCCGCGCTCTCCCTACGTGCGCGACGTCGCGTTCGAGTTCGCGCAGTGGGCGTCCCCGCGCTGGACAGCCGACCCGAACCTCCCCGACTACCTCTCCGATCTCGCCCGACACGAGCTGATCGGATTCGCCACGCGCGCCGCCGCCGAGCCACACCGTTCCCCCCAGGACGCACCGCAGCCCGCACCGCCTCCCGACGCGCCCCTTTCGCTCGATCGCGGCGTCCGGTTCCACGCCTCGGCCGCCCTGGTCCGCTACGAGCATGCCGTCCACCTTCTCCTCGACGACGAGACCGCCGACGACCTGCCCGAGCGCCGGCCGACGGCGCTCTTCGTGTACCGCGACGCCGAGCATGAGGCGCGTTACCTCGAGCTCAGCCCCCTGGCCGCCTCCCTCCTGGAGAACCTGCTCGCCGGGGCCACGCTGCGCGACGCCGTGCTCACCGCCTGCACCGCAGAGCGTCAGCCCCTCGACGGCCCCGTCCTGGAGGGGACGGCCACCCTGCTCGCCGACCTGAGTGAGCGTGGAGCGCTGCTGGGCCCCTCCCCTGCCCCCTAG
- a CDS encoding outer membrane beta-barrel protein encodes MNTLGFVSMGFAVVAVGLTFTGAASAQSSSYARDYPDLNVRNVPPSDKPLIRKIPQPDYSLEGGFGIVGYLDGAASIGPAWNVRFTAAFNQRFAGELSYMGSSSSVAQTDSSLVMTALDASARFNILLADQAFVQPFVAAGLGYAGFAGEGGDPFTVTVPVAAGVERLLTEHVKVGARFNVRPTFFDDIGTGPETQGADSWQVVGQVGGAF; translated from the coding sequence ATGAACACGCTGGGATTCGTGTCGATGGGGTTCGCGGTGGTGGCGGTGGGTCTGACCTTCACCGGCGCTGCCAGCGCTCAGTCGAGCAGCTACGCCAGAGACTACCCCGATCTCAACGTCCGCAATGTCCCCCCGTCGGACAAGCCGTTGATCCGCAAGATCCCGCAGCCCGACTACTCCCTGGAGGGAGGGTTCGGCATCGTGGGCTACCTCGATGGGGCCGCCTCCATCGGACCCGCGTGGAACGTCCGGTTCACCGCCGCCTTCAACCAGCGCTTCGCCGGAGAGCTGAGTTACATGGGCTCATCGAGCAGCGTCGCTCAGACCGACAGCAGCCTGGTGATGACGGCGCTCGACGCCTCGGCGCGCTTCAACATCCTGCTCGCCGATCAAGCGTTCGTGCAACCGTTCGTCGCGGCGGGGCTGGGCTACGCGGGATTTGCTGGCGAAGGGGGCGACCCCTTCACGGTCACGGTGCCCGTGGCCGCAGGGGTGGAGCGGCTCCTGACCGAGCACGTGAAGGTGGGAGCGCGGTTCAACGTTCGGCCCACGTTCTTCGACGACATCGGGACCGGACCCGAGACACAGGGCGCCGACTCATGGCAGGTCGTCGGTCAGGTGGGCGGCGCGTTCTGA
- a CDS encoding tetratricopeptide repeat protein, which translates to MHVRWILACAVALTASTPGLAKAQSPASAPVAGDRERARALANEGFGHFEAGKYEEALKAFEEAERNFHAPTILLMVARSHVQLGHHQEARAVFQRIIDEKLANYAPAEFFEAQQQARTEIAALPPASPGESPGAPTTSPIAPVSEPPSAPGDAQSSGSRSSGSLLPAAIAFGVAGVGVGVGAVTGLMSFGVASDLEKSCDVSGRCPESERATKDKGMTLATVSTVSFVLAGVAAAAGVTLVVLRPGKSSQEPVNVVAGPGWMGVRGRF; encoded by the coding sequence ATGCACGTTCGATGGATTCTCGCCTGCGCGGTCGCGCTGACGGCGTCGACCCCGGGGCTCGCGAAGGCCCAAAGTCCGGCCTCGGCCCCGGTCGCCGGTGATCGTGAGCGGGCGCGCGCGCTCGCCAACGAGGGGTTTGGTCACTTCGAGGCAGGCAAATACGAGGAGGCCCTGAAGGCCTTCGAGGAAGCCGAGCGCAACTTCCACGCGCCGACGATCCTGCTGATGGTCGCACGGAGCCATGTTCAGCTCGGCCATCACCAGGAAGCGAGAGCCGTCTTCCAGCGCATCATCGATGAGAAGCTCGCCAACTACGCGCCCGCCGAGTTTTTCGAGGCCCAGCAGCAAGCGCGCACGGAGATCGCGGCGCTCCCTCCGGCATCTCCCGGCGAATCGCCCGGAGCGCCGACGACCTCCCCCATCGCGCCCGTCTCGGAGCCGCCTTCTGCTCCCGGCGATGCGCAGAGCAGCGGGTCACGCAGCTCGGGCTCTCTCCTGCCCGCCGCCATCGCGTTCGGCGTCGCAGGCGTCGGCGTCGGCGTCGGGGCCGTCACGGGGCTCATGTCGTTCGGGGTCGCCAGCGACCTCGAGAAGTCGTGCGACGTCAGCGGGCGATGCCCGGAGTCCGAGAGGGCGACGAAGGACAAGGGGATGACGCTCGCGACGGTCTCCACGGTGAGCTTCGTGCTCGCGGGCGTCGCCGCGGCTGCAGGTGTCACGCTGGTCGTCCTCCGCCCTGGCAAATCGAGCCAGGAGCCGGTGAACGTCGTCGCGGGTCCAGGCTGGATGGGCGTCCGCGGCCGTTTCTGA